In Microvenator marinus, one genomic interval encodes:
- the gap gene encoding type I glyceraldehyde-3-phosphate dehydrogenase: protein MSIRIGINGFGRIGRCVARIAAKNPNVDLVAINDLTSAEQLAYLFKYDSTHGKWDGEVSSTENSITIDGDTMKVFSERDPANIPWGDLGVDYVLECTGIFRSKEKASKHIEAGAKFVLVSAPGKGLDMTFVKGVNHDKFTPDMTVIDVASCTTNCLAPVAKVLHEKFGIEHGLMTTIHSYTNDQGLLDAPHPSDFRRARAAAINMVITTTGAAIAVTKALPELKGKLDGTSIRVPTPNVSCVDLVATFEKPVTVEAINAAMKEAAEGELKGILGYTDEPVVSTDMMNDPHSSIFDSLATMTIGDKMAKIISWYDNEWGYSARMIDALLYVDGKRN, encoded by the coding sequence ATGAGTATTCGTATCGGTATCAATGGTTTTGGCCGCATCGGCCGTTGTGTTGCACGCATCGCTGCCAAGAATCCAAACGTCGATTTGGTGGCAATCAATGACCTCACAAGCGCTGAGCAGTTGGCCTACCTCTTTAAGTACGACTCCACGCACGGCAAATGGGACGGAGAGGTCTCAAGCACCGAAAACTCCATCACCATCGATGGCGACACCATGAAAGTGTTCTCGGAGCGCGACCCGGCTAACATTCCGTGGGGCGACCTCGGAGTAGATTACGTGCTCGAGTGCACGGGCATCTTCCGCTCCAAGGAAAAGGCGAGCAAGCATATCGAAGCTGGCGCGAAGTTCGTGCTGGTGTCGGCGCCCGGTAAGGGCCTCGACATGACCTTTGTCAAGGGCGTCAACCACGACAAGTTCACTCCTGATATGACCGTGATTGACGTGGCGAGCTGCACCACCAACTGCCTCGCGCCGGTCGCGAAAGTCCTTCACGAAAAGTTTGGAATTGAGCATGGTTTGATGACCACGATTCACTCGTACACCAACGACCAGGGCCTGCTCGACGCGCCGCACCCATCGGATTTCCGCCGTGCTCGCGCCGCCGCCATCAATATGGTGATCACCACCACCGGTGCGGCGATCGCTGTGACCAAGGCGCTTCCTGAGCTTAAAGGCAAGCTCGACGGAACCTCGATCCGCGTCCCAACTCCGAACGTGAGCTGCGTAGACCTCGTGGCGACCTTCGAGAAGCCCGTGACCGTGGAAGCCATCAACGCCGCCATGAAAGAGGCAGCTGAAGGCGAGCTTAAGGGAATCCTTGGCTACACCGACGAGCCCGTGGTCTCCACCGATATGATGAACGACCCGCATTCATCCATCTTCGACTCACTCGCCACCATGACGATTGGCGACAAGATGGCCAAAATCATCTCGTGGTACGACAACGAGTGGGGCTACTCCGCACGTATGATCGATGCTCTTCTCTACGTCGATGGAAAGCGGAACTAA
- a CDS encoding phosphoglycerate kinase, whose amino-acid sequence MDITGISFVDDLKLKGKKVFIRVDFNVPLNGSEITDDARIRAAIPTIEYVVEQGGIPIIASHLGRPKGTPNPKYSMEPVALRLAKLTGYEVILPESLHDPVIPTLIADIKPDQVVLLENLRFHPGEEKGDPEFAKSLADLADIYISDAFGAMHRKHASVYQMVQHFGRGTKAAGLLVRDEIRALGGLLGQPAKPFVAVMGGAKVSDKIGVLTSLIEKVDKVVIGGAMAYTFLAAQGHNMGASRVEEDQIDTALKILQRAAKLGKEIVLPVDHRIARSFDAKREEDVQVTSDIAISEGWMGLDIGPKSVELFVSEIAEAKTIFWNGPMGVFESELFSKGTMAVAHAIADAKGFTVIGGGDSASAAKVAGVEKKVDHISTGGGASLELIENGTLPGIEALRLNHPFS is encoded by the coding sequence ATGGATATCACCGGCATCAGCTTTGTAGACGACCTCAAACTCAAGGGTAAGAAGGTCTTTATTCGCGTGGATTTCAACGTGCCGTTGAACGGCTCGGAGATTACGGATGACGCGCGAATTCGGGCGGCGATTCCCACCATCGAGTACGTGGTCGAACAAGGCGGCATCCCGATTATCGCAAGCCACCTCGGCCGGCCAAAGGGCACGCCGAATCCTAAGTATTCCATGGAACCGGTGGCGCTCAGATTGGCCAAACTCACGGGATATGAGGTCATCTTGCCGGAGTCGTTGCACGACCCTGTGATACCGACGCTCATCGCTGATATTAAGCCAGACCAGGTGGTGCTCCTCGAGAATCTGAGGTTCCATCCCGGCGAGGAAAAGGGTGACCCGGAGTTTGCTAAGTCCTTGGCTGACCTCGCGGATATCTACATCAGTGATGCGTTTGGCGCGATGCACCGAAAGCACGCGTCGGTCTATCAGATGGTGCAGCATTTTGGACGTGGAACGAAGGCTGCTGGCCTTCTGGTTCGCGACGAAATCCGCGCGTTGGGCGGCCTTTTGGGGCAGCCCGCGAAGCCGTTCGTGGCTGTGATGGGTGGGGCCAAAGTTTCGGACAAGATCGGCGTGTTGACATCGCTCATCGAGAAGGTCGACAAGGTCGTGATTGGCGGTGCGATGGCCTATACCTTCCTCGCCGCGCAGGGCCACAATATGGGCGCGTCGCGGGTTGAAGAGGACCAGATCGATACGGCCCTCAAGATCTTGCAGCGAGCTGCAAAGCTCGGCAAAGAGATCGTTCTGCCTGTGGACCACCGAATCGCGCGAAGCTTTGACGCCAAGAGGGAGGAGGACGTTCAGGTCACCTCAGATATCGCGATCTCAGAAGGCTGGATGGGCCTCGATATCGGCCCGAAATCCGTGGAGCTCTTTGTGAGCGAAATCGCTGAGGCGAAGACGATCTTTTGGAATGGTCCGATGGGCGTCTTTGAGTCGGAGTTGTTCAGCAAGGGAACCATGGCGGTGGCGCATGCCATTGCGGACGCCAAGGGCTTTACGGTCATCGGTGGTGGCGACTCTGCGTCTGCGGCGAAAGTCGCCGGTGTGGAGAAGAAGGTCGACCACATCTCGACGGGCGGCGGCGCAAGCCTTGAGCTCATCGAGAACGGCACTCTGCCAGGCATCGAGGCCCTACGCCTCAACCACCCGTTTTCTTAA
- a CDS encoding sacsin N-terminal ATP-binding-like domain-containing protein, translating into MSALHTDSVLQELINQFSDPMAFLRELIQNAIDAGSQEVFVRTEYLDGVFKIFVEDFGEGMTRDIIENKLTRLFSSTKEDDLTQIGRFGIGFVSVFAIEPDLVVLDTGRGGEYWRVLFHPNRSYELIRLQHPVEGTQIQLLKRVDAKAAKEMEARVREVTKAWCRHVAVPIYFDSEDIRDPFDVPSLVKVTYEEEGTRLVAGYDDDEYSPAAGFYNRGLTLSEAASKIPFVTFKIDSRYLEHTLTRDQILEDKHFHKVQALLRDVEKKQLPAQLFARLEAFARAPDSSPQGIKDYQSLAKILTNLSRTFRDFWDKWDDREIFPTRGGQPLSFSQVQKLWRRGRVYFTHGSGHISEYVDKAELLLHPNLFNSLFEFRKIQIPSLEASFVFPRALAQIPAPFSSLNTVLTQLYPKTDFRLATFDYPGSAVVSEVAVGFKKLEPLEYTEFKKNQAQMPMESKICVLNLAHKVVQDTLARAETAPEWAAYLLVKYIGVPRGWSIKADNELLLTCTLKKTGG; encoded by the coding sequence ATGAGTGCTCTACATACCGATTCTGTCCTCCAAGAGCTCATCAATCAGTTTTCTGATCCGATGGCCTTTTTGCGCGAACTCATTCAGAACGCCATCGATGCCGGCTCACAAGAGGTCTTTGTGCGCACCGAGTATTTGGATGGCGTGTTCAAGATCTTCGTCGAGGATTTCGGCGAGGGCATGACGCGCGACATTATTGAGAACAAACTGACGAGGCTCTTCAGCTCAACCAAAGAGGACGACCTCACGCAGATCGGCCGCTTTGGGATCGGCTTTGTGTCCGTGTTTGCGATCGAACCTGACCTGGTCGTCCTGGACACCGGCCGTGGCGGCGAATACTGGCGAGTGCTCTTCCATCCGAACCGTAGCTATGAGCTGATTCGCCTCCAACATCCGGTGGAAGGTACTCAGATTCAGCTGCTCAAACGTGTGGATGCCAAGGCTGCCAAAGAGATGGAGGCGCGCGTTCGGGAGGTCACCAAAGCGTGGTGCCGACACGTGGCCGTTCCGATCTACTTTGACTCCGAAGATATCCGCGACCCGTTTGACGTCCCGAGCCTCGTAAAAGTGACTTACGAGGAGGAAGGCACGCGCCTTGTGGCAGGCTACGACGACGATGAATACTCACCCGCTGCAGGCTTTTATAACCGGGGACTCACACTCTCCGAGGCGGCCTCTAAGATTCCATTTGTCACGTTCAAGATCGACTCGCGATATCTCGAGCACACGTTGACCCGCGACCAGATCCTAGAGGATAAGCACTTCCACAAGGTCCAGGCACTCTTGCGGGACGTGGAGAAGAAGCAGCTTCCGGCTCAACTTTTTGCGCGCCTCGAGGCCTTCGCACGTGCTCCGGACAGCTCGCCACAAGGGATAAAGGACTATCAATCCTTGGCCAAGATCCTCACGAACCTTTCGCGTACCTTTCGGGACTTCTGGGACAAGTGGGATGACCGAGAGATCTTCCCGACCCGCGGTGGCCAGCCCTTGAGCTTTAGTCAGGTTCAAAAGCTCTGGCGCCGCGGACGTGTGTACTTTACTCACGGGTCGGGACACATCAGTGAATACGTGGATAAGGCCGAACTCCTACTCCACCCAAATCTCTTCAACTCTCTTTTTGAGTTTCGAAAGATCCAGATTCCTTCTCTGGAAGCGTCCTTCGTTTTTCCACGCGCGCTCGCTCAGATCCCGGCGCCTTTCTCGTCGCTTAACACTGTGCTCACCCAACTTTATCCGAAGACAGACTTCAGGCTCGCGACCTTTGACTATCCAGGGTCGGCTGTGGTTTCCGAGGTGGCGGTCGGGTTTAAGAAGCTTGAGCCTTTGGAGTACACCGAGTTTAAGAAGAACCAGGCGCAGATGCCCATGGAATCCAAGATTTGCGTACTAAACCTTGCGCACAAGGTTGTTCAAGACACGCTCGCAAGGGCGGAGACCGCCCCGGAATGGGCCGCCTACCTCTTGGTTAAGTATATTGGTGTACCGCGCGGTTGGAGCATCAAGGCGGACAACGAGTTGTTATTGACGTGTACGCTTAAGAAAACGGGTGGTTGA
- the ppk1 gene encoding polyphosphate kinase 1 — translation MAIDMPETMEHQEKEELDLREPENFINRELSWLQFNLRVLELALDPSLPLMERLKFLCISSTNLDEFFEVRVARLKHQILGGSIQTGPDGLTPKEQVHKIALFTHDLVKKQYETLNQVLIPELENAGIRFARRTRWTDKQRRWVKRYFNQQLLPVLSPLGLDPSHPFPRVLNKSLNFIVSLEGEDAFGRDSGVAVVQAPRSLPRIIRMPNSVTRDKYEFVFLSSIIHAHVEDLFPGMRVTGCYQFRVTRNSDLFVDEEEIDDLRRALEDELFSRHYGDAVRLEVADNCPENMIAFLRDQFNLHSEDCYQVNGPVNLNRLMALTDEVQEPQLSFKSFIGSVPTILERRDIFEAIRTRDIMLHHPFESFQPVVDFIKQASTDKDVLAIKMTLYRTDVDSGLPAALIDAARNGKEVTVIIELRARFDEERNIQLAHRLEEAGAHVVYGVVGYKTHSKMALVVRREGTRLRRYAHLGTGNYHPRTARQYTDIGIFTADPDYCADVHKMFIQLTGFGRALRLKKLEQSPFTLHDWLVERIQAEAKAASEGRPARIIAKMNSLTEPQVIRELYKASRAGVKIDLIIRGICCLRPGVPDLSENIQVRSIVGRFLEHSRVFYFLNDEFQCYFASADWMSRNLFRRVEQCVPVEDPELAQRLYHECFQLYLDDTVQTWVLNSDGSYERLEPDRDALNAQRTLLEMYALKELPPA, via the coding sequence ATGGCCATCGACATGCCCGAAACCATGGAACATCAGGAGAAGGAAGAGCTCGACTTGCGCGAACCCGAGAACTTCATCAACCGCGAGCTGAGCTGGTTGCAGTTCAATTTGCGGGTGCTCGAGCTCGCGCTCGACCCGTCGCTGCCACTCATGGAGCGCCTGAAATTCCTGTGTATCTCGAGCACAAACCTCGATGAGTTCTTTGAGGTTCGCGTCGCGCGTCTAAAACACCAGATCCTCGGCGGCTCGATTCAGACTGGGCCCGATGGACTTACCCCCAAAGAACAGGTTCATAAGATTGCGTTGTTCACACACGATCTGGTCAAGAAGCAGTACGAGACCCTGAACCAGGTCCTGATCCCGGAGCTCGAGAACGCGGGCATCCGATTCGCGCGCCGCACGCGTTGGACGGATAAACAGCGGCGGTGGGTCAAACGATACTTTAATCAGCAACTGCTCCCGGTTTTGAGCCCGCTCGGCTTGGACCCGAGCCATCCGTTCCCGCGCGTGCTCAACAAGAGCTTGAATTTCATCGTCTCGCTCGAGGGTGAAGACGCGTTTGGCCGCGACAGCGGCGTGGCTGTGGTTCAGGCTCCGCGCTCGCTTCCGCGGATCATCCGCATGCCGAATAGCGTGACCCGAGACAAATACGAGTTCGTCTTTTTGTCCTCGATCATCCACGCCCATGTGGAGGACCTTTTCCCTGGCATGCGCGTCACGGGCTGCTACCAGTTCAGGGTCACCAGAAACTCGGATCTCTTCGTAGACGAGGAGGAGATCGACGACTTGAGGCGCGCGCTTGAGGACGAGCTCTTCTCCAGACATTATGGGGATGCGGTGCGGCTTGAGGTTGCCGACAATTGCCCAGAGAACATGATCGCGTTTCTGCGCGACCAGTTCAACCTGCACTCCGAGGACTGCTATCAGGTCAACGGACCGGTGAACTTGAATCGTCTTATGGCCCTGACAGACGAGGTTCAGGAGCCGCAGCTATCGTTTAAATCCTTCATTGGCTCTGTGCCTACGATCCTTGAGCGACGCGATATCTTCGAGGCCATCCGAACCCGCGATATCATGCTCCACCATCCCTTCGAGTCCTTTCAGCCGGTGGTGGATTTTATCAAGCAGGCATCTACGGATAAGGACGTGCTGGCGATCAAGATGACGCTCTACCGAACCGATGTGGATTCGGGGCTGCCGGCCGCTCTCATCGATGCCGCCCGAAACGGAAAAGAAGTCACGGTGATCATCGAGCTGCGCGCGCGATTCGACGAGGAGCGCAATATCCAGCTCGCCCACCGGCTCGAGGAAGCTGGGGCACACGTGGTGTACGGCGTGGTGGGCTACAAGACGCACTCCAAAATGGCGCTCGTGGTGCGCCGAGAAGGCACGCGGCTCCGGCGATACGCACACCTTGGGACCGGCAACTACCACCCAAGGACGGCCCGTCAGTACACGGATATCGGCATCTTTACGGCCGATCCTGATTATTGCGCCGATGTACACAAGATGTTCATCCAGCTCACAGGGTTTGGGCGTGCGCTCAGACTAAAGAAGCTCGAGCAGTCGCCGTTTACGCTGCACGACTGGTTGGTGGAGCGCATTCAGGCCGAGGCCAAGGCTGCGTCTGAGGGAAGGCCCGCCAGGATCATCGCGAAGATGAACTCATTGACCGAACCTCAGGTGATACGAGAGCTCTACAAGGCATCGCGCGCCGGGGTCAAAATCGACCTCATCATCCGCGGGATTTGTTGTCTGAGGCCCGGTGTGCCCGATCTTTCAGAAAATATCCAGGTCCGCAGTATTGTTGGGCGTTTCCTTGAACATTCGCGCGTCTTCTATTTCTTAAACGACGAATTCCAGTGTTATTTCGCGAGCGCCGACTGGATGAGCCGAAATCTCTTCAGGCGCGTGGAACAATGCGTGCCGGTCGAGGATCCCGAGTTGGCGCAGCGCCTTTATCACGAGTGCTTCCAGCTCTACCTGGACGATACCGTGCAGACCTGGGTGCTGAATTCCGACGGATCTTATGAGCGCCTCGAGCCCGATAGAGATGCGCTCAACGCCCAGCGCACACTGCTTGAAATGTATGCATTAAAGGAGCTCCCACCCGCATGA